The nucleotide window TTCGTTTGTTATGAGTACTTTCGTTTGTATATATCACTTGCGAATATACAAACATGGTAAGTATATACACATTACGTATCTATACATTTAGAAATTTTTTAGAActccatttgtatatttcgcttgccaaTATATAAACATGGTAATTTATTACGATTTTTCTTTAacatatacaaatcaaatgtatcaacaaatcatatacaaatagaTAGGGTAAGAATAtacaaattatgattttatacaATCAGATACGCATTTTGGATTTATGCAATTAGGAACTGAAtcataaatagtaaaatttaagaattaaCCGTAGCTGCGAATCATAAATATCCGAAACTATagctaaattaaataatataccGTAAATGTTTGTCATTTCGCATAATTTTTTCCATCTTTTAAAAGGACTTGGGCCCAAGAATTTTCTTATCTTTCTTCAACTAGACTGGGCCGGGCTTGAAAATCATGTTGGGCTCAACACAAaatatagtataaattataggaaccacatattataagtactaaataacattctatcccttctagttttctatttaccaaaaatcctttaaaaatgatgtttgtgggatacatagcattgtgcacgggatacattagtgtttgatacattccacatagcgggatacatagcgttgtgcacgagatacattaggtttgatacattccacattgCGGGATACGTagtgttgtgcacgggatacaagCGGGATACATAACATTGTGCACAggatacatagtgttgtgcacaggatacatagtgttgtgcacgggatacatgcgagatacataggtaaataagggatttttgaaaattttgaaataagtagggacaaatggatattaaggtaagtaaaggagtgtggTTAAATAATTTGTCCCAAAATATATGATGATGGGGAGAGTGAAGTCCATTGGAAAAAGATTAGTAACAAATATTAAGACTAATTAGTAGTTACCCTCAATATTcgaatttaaacaaatattgaTCAAAGGCAGCTTCATGACTTTATTCTCAAAATATACATCTAGCCAGATTTAGTTTTAGGCCACAAATTTTATTAAGCCGCTTTTGATAATAGCTAGCATATCCTTTGCTTCGTATTAAAGATATTCTTGCTTAAACAAAACTCTTATGGGTTCTCCTCTTTCTTGTCTCACTAGCTTAATTCCCATGCAATTccacctatatatatattttcaattatccctatctatttcttcatccTCAAATCTTGATATATTCtccaagaaaaaaatgaatcatttctctagatttattttcttggtcacttattttatttacttatctCATATTGCATTAGCTTCTATAGTTTCTACAGGAGATTATAATAAGGATTTCTACGTAACATATTCACCTAACCATATAAACACTTCTGTTGATGGCCGTACAAGAAGCTTGATATTTGACAAGGAATCTggtaattattaattaattcaaacgcaaattatatatttatttattttggctATGAACACAATGTTAATTTGATGAATACTTTTCGTTTGATTAACAGGTACAGAGATTGCTTCAAAGGATATGTACTTATTTGGTCAATTCGACATGAAAATTAAGTTGATACCAGGAAATTCAGCAGGCACTGTTGTAGCATTCTATGTAAGcataaaaatgattaattatcaaatatttcttaaattttttgatgaatttggaaTTACGTATATATATATGCAGTTAGCTTCGGGTCAACCGAATCGCGATGAGGTAGATTTTGAATTTCTGGGGAATGTAGCTGGAAAACCTTATACTCTTCAAACAAATGTTTATGTTGATGGATTTGACGATAGAGAACAACGAATCAATTTGTGGTTTGATCCAACACAAGACTACCACACTTATTCTATTCTATGGAACCTTCACCAAATTGTGTAAGCCATTTGATCTTTTAAATACTTATCACTgaaatcatcaatgaaattgGTGGTTTAACGCCAAATTTTAATAAGAGTTCTTAAATATATCCAATAAAAGTACAACAGTTAGTTTCTGTGTGCATCGATCTCATATGCTTCATAGGTGCATTTTGTGCATCACACGTGCAACTCATTTTCGATTTTTGGGCAGGTTCATGGTAGATTGGGTACCTATTAGAACATACAGAAACCATGCAGATAAAGGAGCTAAATATCCACATTGGCAGCCAATGGAACTCAAAATGAGCATATGGAATGGAGAAGATTGGGCAACAGATGgtggaaaaacaaaaattgattGGTCAAAAGCACCCTTTGTGGCCACATTGGGAAATTACAAAATTGATGCTTGTGTTTGGAAAGGGAATGCAAGATTTTGCAGAGCAGAAAGTGAAAATCATTGGTGGAATAAGGGGCAATCTAGTACTTTGACATGGACACAAAGAAGATTGTTTAAATGGGTTAGAAAGTATCATTTGACATATGATTATTGTATGGATAATCAACgtttcaaaaataatatgcCCATAGAGTGCTCTCTTCCAAAGTATTAATCAAATTGGACGAGCAATGTTAAATCGATCGATTATATTTTTATGGACTAAATTTAACGTCTCTTGGGACAATGCATAATAAGAAAagattcttttctttttgacttTATGTACTCTTATGTTTGTTCTTTGCATTAAATCAAAAAGTTTATGAAGGTCCTTGGATCAAAGTATCTTTATCCTATGAAGCAAAGTGATGATTTTAAGTACATCAGCTTTTCCTAATTTCGTGTAATGCACACTTTCCTCTTTTCATCTTTATAAGTGATTTCAAGAATGATTTTGCTGGCTTCTAAAGaaggaaatctttttttttttttttNNNNNNNNNNNNNNNNNNNNNNNNGCTTTATTAGTTTACATTATCGGTTATAAATTcacatataagttttttttttttaatgcgGATTTTGCAATCGCAGAATTATATAACCTACCATAACAAAacacaataataaaattttcttacCTTAACGATATGTATAACTTAAAATCAAAAAGTTATATTATGATACAGCAGGTCATCCTTTAAAGGAATGACCAAATATGTCATACATAAAACAATCTCAAACAAGTACAAGAAAATAATTCGTGTAATTTATTGTTGCAACGAAACTAAAATGCAACGTAAATATAGAGATCATTCAAACCTCTATAAAGTACGTAGCATATACTACTAGTTTTCTtatttgattataaaatttgatGTTAGTCAAAATAATTAGTATGGGCGTTGACCAATGTAATTACCTGGAGGATTATAGTTGCATGTAACAAACCACCAGCCGTTGGTACACTGAACTCGAGCACAACCAAGTTGAATCGAGTTTTTCCAGACTACTTGAGTATAATGTCGACATTCTTTTCCACCAGTGCAACTATTACTATTATAATCATAGTACGGTTTTTCGCCCACCCACAAGTTAACAGCAGCAGTGCCGGTCATGAAAGAACCACTTCCCTTAGCAATATTTTCGCCGTAAGGACCATTAGAGTGGACAAGATTGCAATCACTAATTCTTTGATTGGCATAAGTTTGTGCATAATTTTCAAGAGTTGTGTTCCATGTTATTGCACTAACACCAGTTACTTGAGATCGAGCTGAATTATGAGTGTTGAGATAGTCTGTTTGGGAATTTTGGGCATCACAATAAGGTAAAACAAATGCCAAAATGATGAAACAAATTAGAACATTAGAAGCTTTGAATAATGCCATTTTTAATTTGAAGAGGTGATGAGAAGGATTTGGATATGTTGGATATATTTATAGGTGGAAAATGTCAGTATTTTGCTTCGTGAAATTAGGAATTTTGCATGTGGAAAGTGAAAAGAAGTTTAGCGTTTTAAAGCAACTGTTATACATCTCCCTTGTAAAAGCTTTAACCTTAAGATACTATTTTAGTTAAGTATTTAAACAATGTATACATAGACAATGTAAAAGATATAAGTAGTAATAGTCAAATTTAGAGTTTCAAATCAGCTCATTAATAAAGttagtttagtaaaatatataactaattaaagcTTTTTCAAGGGAGTGTCAGGTTGAGACAAGTATTATGAAATGGAAGAAGTAAATAATACAACCCCCAACTTtgatttaaaaatcaaactctCCCctcaactttaaaaataatCATTCTCCCCCTCACCCCTGATCCTATGCAAAGTCTATTTTACcattaacatttttttctttcatctaTCTAACATCttttaatagtatatatataatattttattttatagttaaatgaATATGTTGCAAGTAGCAGCTAGGGCCCCATGCATGTATCgcgataattaattatttgggtATCATAACCCCTTTACCAAAAGAAGTAATTAATCACGTATTGCTTAAGTTTAGCTCTTTAGATttattagacaaataaatttgaattggCCTCTACTCGATTTACTACAACCATTCATGTATTATCCGAACCACTAGCAAATTGATTAattgttttactcttttttttttaatactatcCCATTACATTAGTTACAATGTCAAACAAATAGACATTTACATGCATGATGTCAGTAATCCTGCCACGAAAAAATCGGATGGTCACCCGATAATTTCTTACTATATCATGGTAAAAGTACAAATAGTAAAGATAAAAAAGATGGATTTTTGTCgaaaaatatattgtatgtaTATGTAAATGATTCTTTTTTATGTATTGTTGCGATTACTAAACATAATTGGTCCAAAATAAGAAGAGAGATTTATGTGGTGAGAGTAATAGTATTAACTATTAAATCGAGATCaagaatattaaataaagataattgATATAAGTCAATTTGgctttttggttaattttttttaagaggcGCATTCGAAAGAAAAACATGATAAGTAAAGTGAATTGTAGGGagttaatgttttttaaaaggcgcatccaaaagaaaaacataataagTAAAATGAATTGAGGGGAGTACTtatagttttataaaataaaattaaaattgaattgcTGTAATTTATCCCATTTTGCCCCTTATATTAAGAAGTTAACCAATTCTGATACGgatcataaaaattatatatttgatgaTATATCAAACAAGTGATTATTCTACTAAATActaatatcaataaaattagCTTAGTCTTATTCTCTTAAATAGGGTGTATGCTCATTGAAGAGAGATAAACGTAAATTAGTTAAGATACTTGTTATCggttgatttttttaaagaggTTCGAAAGGGAATTGTGTCAAATAATATGGGACGGGCGAATAAATAAATTCAACAGAGGCAACTAATTAAATGAtccatatatatttattttcatataaacTCCAGCATGCATATCATAGTACTACTGGATTTATTGTCCTTAATTAAAACATGAAGCATAATTTATTAAGACATCAGTTGGAATCAAAGTCTGGTTGCTCTTCAACAAGGAATGGACGTTGACCGCTCATATTACCACGTGGATCATAATTGCAAGTTATAAAATACCACCCATTGTTGCACCTGACCCTAGCACAACCAAGACGTACCGAGTTACGCCATACCACTGGAGTATAATGTCCACATACTCTACCAGCTTGACAAGTATTCGAATTATAATTGTACCATTGCCTCTCATTGACCCACTGCTGCACGGCACCAGCCGCGTTGAGCTGGGGAAATGCAGAGGCTAGGTTTTCGCCGTAAGGACCACCTGAATGCTGCATCCTGCAGTCCCCAGCTCTTTGNNNNNNNNNNNNNNNNNNNNNNNNNNNNNNNNNNNNNNNNNNNNNNNNNNNNNNNNNNNNNNNNNNNNNNNNNNNNNNNNNNNNNNNNNNNNNNNNNNNNNNNNNNNNNNNNNNNNNNNNNNNNNNNNNNNNNNNNNNNNNNNNNNNNNNNNNNNNNNNNNNNNNNNNNNNNNNNNNNNNNNNNNNNNNNNNNNNNNNNNNNNNNNNNNNNNNNNNNNNNNNNNNNNNNNNNNNNNNNNNNNNNNNNNNNNNNNNNNNNNNNNNNNNNNNNNNNNNNNNNNNNNNNNNNNNNNNNNNNNNNNNNNNNNNNNNNNNNNNNNNNNNNNNNNNNNNNAAATTAAAGAGTTAAATGGGTTActctattttaagaaaaaaaaaaattagtatgaGACTACGTAGGTTTGTGAATTAAAGACAAAGATTAACATGTCACATTATGCAACTATTCGTTTAAATGCTAAGAGCCGCCTCAGGTCACTATTGACGTGATTCTTTGAACATTCATTTGTTTTAACTATTATTAAATTGTAACACTCTCCGTCCTAGTTTTTGTCTCACTATTTAATCTgtcactatttttatttattttttttaaaagaaaaaacagaatactttttagagcaactttcacatatagcaagtACAAAATTCATAGTTGTATGCTataacaaagtttgcataattgtgctccatagcaaacataaatatgtatatttcgctatacatatacaaaagaaagcagttgtataatctcctttggtatacatatacaaaaagatcaattgtataaagtgagagaggcgagtgagcgagcgagatctgagagagtggcgagcgagatctgggagaggggagagaggggaacaaaaatatacgtatatatacaattttcacgcattttatacatttgcgttttttgtataaagtgagagagagatctgggagagtggcgagcgagatctgggagaggggagagaggggaatgaaaatatatgtatatatacaattttctctcgctttatacaaacacaaacgcattttatacaatttgcgtttttggtataaagtgagagagtgagatttgggagagtggcgagcgagatctgggagagggcagagaggggaacaaaaatatatgtatatatacaattttctctcgctttatacaaacacaaacgcactttatatacttgtgtttgtataaaaaacgagagaggcgagggagagaacgagagtggcgagcgagattcactaggagagaggtgaaatagcaacagtttgctatgaggtacaattaaatcaaactatatttataacatttaatttgaattaatagtttgctattatatacaattttccctactttttaattatttgtataactgtaaaaaaaaaaaattaagataaaagaaataagtttttgatattctttttaggataattaaaaaaaagtcacatAATTGAGATAAAAAAGTTACAATTTCTCATTATCTTCTATGGATCGATGTCATTGATTTCCTCTCGTACTTAATTTTCCGTCGGAAGTAGTTGGAAAATAACATCTCACCTACTCATCGATCTCAATTTTACTCTTATATTGAAAATTACTCCACGGATTACTTAAACATACGGATACATTGGATAAATAATTCATTGACTAGTATATAGAtagaaaaaattgtatgaaataacaaactattaattcaaattaaatgttatagtcatagtttcttttatttgtaatttgcaGCAAACATTCCATGTTTTCCACcatcccatttgtataccgaaatatataaatagacccatatgtgttgtataaaaattaattgcagGATCCATTTATATACCGATATATACAAATATGGGTCTATTtactaaacctaaaatttactcttaaaATTATCCGAACCGACCCACCATACTATATAAGGGGCCGGCTGTCGGTTCGGACCTTACCAGGCCTGGACCATCAAATGAAGATATTTCACATAAAACGCAACAAACATCATTTTACTAGGACCATTAAAATAAGAAAACCTAAGCACGTGACAGCACATTACATATCTCCAAATCAGGATATTCTTGCTTAGCTAGGTCAACTACAATGCGGAATTATGTATCCTAAATTTCAGCTCtataaatgtgatttttttcaCGTAATATACTCTAAAGAGGGTAAATGTGATTTCAAGGAAATCAGaacaagaaagagagaaaagtcTTAATGAAAGGTACACCAGATCAATGGAAGCCCTTTTAGATCCCCTCAAGTGATTTTGCTTTCAAATAGGGCATGTTAAAACATATGCGTGATTTGTGACAGTCAATCATAATTTCTGTTTTTAATCACTTAATTAACACACTAAACTGTTAATTACAGCTTTTAAATTAGGGCCAAAAAACTTAAGTATACAAATTAAGTTTCTTAATTACCACTCTAtgacaatagtttttttttcgcctatataacaatagttttttttcaaagttatgttttaatattaaaagaaaagaaaaaaaaaaacaccaatgCGTGCTCCAGATTTATGATATTccccatttttctcaaattccatgATTTACTCAAATTAGTTATAAAATATTCTCTCCTATCAATAAAAGGTCTCTTAACAAATATAAAACTCTCTTTCTATTCATTCTTTGCATACCAACAATTATTCAATCCTAATTCAACATAAAGGACGTTGGGACGCATCAGGTATTAacaataattcaatattttaattggTGTTTTTTAATCGTGTAATTGAAAAACATGatcgttgttgttgttattcatCAATTTCGtgatttgaattattatttttttattaattgtttggTTTTTTATATGGTTTTTAGATTTggaatagaaataatatatagtGATTATCTGTTTTGGTAATTGATTtggtgaaattaatttttttttaattatcaaaattatgaaAGCATATTCATTGtactattgttttttttttgtgtcatttGGTGTAGGTTTTATTGTGCATGATTATGGTGAACGTATTGATAATATAAGGGTACGTAATGATGGTTTAAACACCATATATACGttaaaaatcacttttaaaaaattaaatgttgtCTATCTGGAGTTGTTTAAATAATGGTGTAATATaggttgatttttatttattaattatttggtttattgtatgattttgagatACAGAATAGAAAGAATATTTAATGATTATCTGTTTTGGTAATTTATTTGGtaaatttaatcatttttaattatcacAATGATGGACTACATTCAGAGTTGGTTTTATTTGGTGAAATTaatcgttttaatttatttggtaTACTACTGATTTTTTGTTGGTGTCATTCGGAGTTGGGTTTATTGTTGTACATGAAGATGGTGAACATATTGATTATGGTTTGGTACAAAATGATGGTGTAAACACCATATTTGgtgtaatttattaattatgatagATTGAACTAAACATCAATTTTAAATCATAATATacactaatttaatttatttgatgatACTAAGAAATTGGTTTATAAAATTATGGTGTTATGTATTGTAAATGGAACAATCAATCAAACCAAGTTCTCAACCAATTATACTCCAATTTTTATATGTAGTTTATTAATGATCGGTGTAAGTCTTACATTATCTTAATATTGAACTCGACACCAACTTTAAACCATCATGTG belongs to Solanum stenotomum isolate F172 chromosome 1, ASM1918654v1, whole genome shotgun sequence and includes:
- the LOC125853610 gene encoding probable xyloglucan endotransglucosylase/hydrolase protein 10, translating into MNHFSRFIFLVTYFIYLSHIALASIVSTGDYNKDFYVTYSPNHINTSVDGRTRSLIFDKESGTEIASKDMYLFGQFDMKIKLIPGNSAGTVVAFYLASGQPNRDEVDFEFLGNVAGKPYTLQTNVYVDGFDDREQRINLWFDPTQDYHTYSILWNLHQIVFMVDWVPIRTYRNHADKGAKYPHWQPMELKMSIWNGEDWATDGGKTKIDWSKAPFVATLGNYKIDACVWKGNARFCRAESENHWWNKGQSSTLTWTQRRLFKWVRKYHLTYDYCMDNQRFKNNMPIECSLPKY
- the LOC125852179 gene encoding pathogenesis-related protein 1A1-like: MQHSGGPYGENLASAFPQLNAAGAVQQWVNERQWYNYNSNTCQAGRVCGHYTPVVWRNSVRLGCARVRCNNGWYFITCNYDPRGNMSGQRPFLVEEQPDFDSN
- the LOC125843858 gene encoding pathogenesis-related leaf protein 6-like, producing MALFKASNVLICFIILAFVLPYCDAQNSQTDYLNTHNSARSQVTGVSAITWNTTLENYAQTYANQRISDCNLVHSNGPYGENIAKGSGSFMTGTAAVNLWVGEKPYYDYNSNSCTGGKECRHYTQVVWKNSIQLGCARVQCTNGWWFVTCNYNPPGNYIGQRPY